From Pectinophora gossypiella chromosome 18, ilPecGoss1.1, whole genome shotgun sequence, one genomic window encodes:
- the LOC126375148 gene encoding autophagy-related protein 2 homolog A isoform X4, with product MLESMWSSMSSSMQLAEECLREEDGPQESHPVEGIEMFAHAIDSILSRVKVKFVNTKIRIEHVPKNCERGIALEIHIQNIDYFDEAGNEPTPDVTEPEKTKTYIVATYTNKKIKFHGVTLYTDEFPSKLRTMARSLIMEKSTTSQAEKTESSQIEMAEVNYQSAMSDVFYETRSVISTIEPDPIKEVIDEKPPTEFFREATPEERAIQPDPILFAKLTGQQELALKIKHTEEAEGPKVEVKMLLGSFIFFISPRQLHTLIELVNALNQPHLEDTSNIPLRPTGQNMQCKPMKRADFQLIEAQLLGNLEKETSRPAGMYGWSGPNFEDSDAESERFHPMTSAGQQMGESFCSSVSSMNTSMTSSTNAPSQTRIKRNKKVPHIEGDPTAEVSHISFRIASLSCVLLHKDILATTPMGADCISPSSAYRMQETSRNFFDNLLPYCISEGGGKEFQAANDALDKATGMNHLRLITSEMSLDGSEKLTSHGSQTVCEASIKHLLVRETLYAPIEDGKPESFDLIRFESNEDDENKRSAPRANVRINFKQTSKYMRISGEKKLLYPTTDITVKCTPLVLDVELTVLDRMCATFFNGPPARTSHAPPPPQNQLNFSLLCPELKAVLRFPIADLRAGITRETRRVRPDYLVFQFKNTTFSSQQTPSARPLPTVVTLKATSLDLYYHENDELPATHIARSAMADPMESDVLKGNVIGSLPTISITFQPKKSNKGPFDQLDDEPTFEPASVNPMTTSMYIMNNLQSSQPSPFSGKKTAHQSFTQHENSPQGQEEELIVPGNEEEMAEFTSSSVERSAIHLDFNLPVLSLQLESKQLYEIIYNRINSDLLLWEPQIIDQFEISPLMSGTIYPAFGMCKGSGYESESESSSSEEENLYYSTYDNKLKKGLAAKSVPEKKDEHNFCLTMKVGKGLLTIYAPVRDSNKRVVPGQMGELVLEAHKLSMCQVSGLYGRPKTAQLCLRAGKTTLYHDSLITIPSEKPSLRLYGTALPTNLKSTIYPSGKGVAVKERLATKDMFSLALRVDPDNETPSLKTICIALGIEQATLRHRGDKGIAWLTQLMDVIDVLDYPVPGYTPSTVLSELHVHLWDCAIDYRPLYLPIRTVITLGNFTVSSNLIAATNTSCLRFLAQECTLFLSHLQGTKSNTTVPQDDDKLPDVHKDYICVVDVGLFELSLRMEDKATCTNEQPQVDLSASNNMVTLYTCWDSASALCRLLTYVASDGDSQPPYDPASRHTSICEEPPLEPLVGLEDRPVEEIRELSPSEIQQVNDLMAEALKESPNNTLDEDELNSSTEKEGVEIFFFPDESNMRRRQTSSEAIDTAGDVDKLVDFDDSGRATEEESKPTNAQVAKDLGDLTSTPKASPRKPKRKKQKSSGDGSNTDDEYCIIDTQPHSNLDNDLDEPVVNWIGPGPVYMFDNHFTVPAARTDVLKAPKSFPLPMLRYTLCEMSITWNMFGGTDFKPTADSAPDKKRVTIESDARKQASPSAKHKEYEPYESGRALTAAYRQGVSWSAGSERVRPGPRAPPKSRDLRTRGGPLRDHHTCVKLCLSKLKFQHEVYPQGGTHASRQTLAVSKIEVLDRLVCSDINKLLSQYKLKDEPERKNAHMLIVKAVHLRPLASLSAQECCLKVALLPLRFNLDQDTLAFLVGFFSKLGTDESNDDDTKSVGGLSTESSGSRQTTPTHRVPVMSIAPHLRDPPPTPTSLGDADALSLNDAVIRDEEPLMETYEAERLVSENLIQLEEDFHRLGISQEKPYEKAKLPDNEPIDDSPIYFRRVVFSPEVPIRLDYVGKRVDLSAGPVAGLLMGLGQLNCSELTLKRLDYRLGLLGLEKLVQWALHEWLSDIKRHQLPGLLSGIGPMHSLLQLITGIRDLVWLPVEQWRRDGRLVHGLRRGAASFTARTAVAALDITTRILHLIQATAETAFDMLTPSPTLALQDAYKRRERRRRRRHDPARHPTDIREGVASAYNTVREGFAETAATMALAARCESGVGVLRHLPGAAVAPLALAAAGAADVLGGVRAHLAPHAARDTADKWRADTQT from the exons ATGCTGGAGTCGATGTGGTCGTCCATGTCATCGTCCATGCAGCTAGCTGAGGAGTGTCTCCGTGAAGAGGACGGCCCTCAGGAGTCACATCCAGTTGAGGGCATTGAGATGTTTGCACATGCTATAGATTCAa ttctTAGCAGGGTCAAAGTGAAATTCGTCAACACAAAAATAAGAATAGAACATGTTCCTAAAAACTGTGAAAGAGGCATCGCACTAGAGATTCatatacaaaa TATCGACTACTTCGACGAAGCGGGCAACGAACCGACACCAGACGTGACAGAACCagagaaaacaaaaacatacattgtCGCCACATACACAAACAAAAAGATCAAATTCCATGGCGTCACATTATACACGGACGAGTTTCCGTCCAAACTGCGAACGATGGCGAGAAGTCTTATCATGGAGAAATCCACAACCTCGCAAGCGGAAAAGACTGAATCCTCCCAAATTGAAATGgctgaggtgaattaccaaagtGCAATGTCGGATGTGTTCTATGAAACTAGGAGCGTTATATCGACTATTGAACCTGATCCTATTAAGGAAGTGATTGATGAGAAACCTCCAACGGAGTTTTTTAGAGAGGCTACCCCAGAGGAGCGAGCGATCCAACCGGATCCTATACTATTTGCTAAGCTAACTGGGCAGCAGGAGTTAGCACTGAAGATTAAACATACAGAGGAAGCGGAAGGGCCAAAAGTGGAAGTGAAGATGTTGCTCGGGTCCTTCATATTCTTCATATCGCCGCGGCAGCTGCACACGTTGATTGAACTGGTGAACGCCCTGAATCAACCACACCTAGAAGACACcag CAACATCCCCCTCCGTCCGACCGGTCAGAACATGCAGTGCAAGCCGATGAAGCGCGCAGACTTCCAGCTCATAGAGGCGCAGTTGCTAGGCAACCTGGAGAAGGAAACCTCGCGCCCCGCAGGCATGTACGGCTGGTCCGGTCCCAACTTTG AAGACAGCGACGCAGAGAGCGAGAGGTTCCACCCGATGACGTCAGCGGGCCAGCAGATGGGCGAGAGCTTCTGCTCGTCTGTGAGCTCCATGAACACCAGCATGACGTCCAGCACGAACGCGCCCTCGCAGACGCGGATCAAGCGGAACAAGAAAG TGCCCCATATAGAAGGCGATCCGACAGCAGAAGTGTCACATATCAGCTTCAGAATAGCTTCGCTATCCTGCGTTCTGCTGCACAAG GATATCCTAGCAACCACGCCAATGGGTGCAGACTGCATATCCCCATCCAGCGCATACCGCATGCAGGAGACTTCTAGAAACTTCTTCGACAACCTGCTGCCGTACTGCATCAGCGAGGGAGGGGGGAAGGAGTTCCAGGCTGCTAACGACGCCCTGGACAAGGCTACCGGGATGAACCACTTGAG ACTAATAACGTCAGAGATGTCACTAGACGGCAGCGAGAAGTTGACGTCACACGGCAGCCAGACCGTCTGCGAAGCCTCCATCAAACACCTGCTGGTCAGGGAAACTTTGTACGCGCCGATAGAAGACGGCAAGCCGGAGAGCTTCGACCTAATACGGTTCGAGTCTAATG AAGACGATGAGAACAAGCGATCCGCGCCACGAGCAAACGTCAGGATCAACTTCAAGCAGACATCCAAATACATGCGGATATCTGGAGAGAAGAAACTCCTGTATCCCACTACGGACATTAC GGTAAAGTGCACGCCGCTGGTGCTGGACGTGGAGCTGACGGTGCTAGACCGCATGTGCGCGACGTTCTTCAACGGGCCGCCGGCGCGTACGTCccacgcgccgccgccgccccagAACCAGCTCAACTTCTCGCTGCTCTGCCCCGAACTGAAGGCCGTACTCAG GTTCCCCATAGCAGACCTGCGTGCCGGCATCACCCGTGAGACCCGGCGCGTGAGACCAGACTACCTGGTGTTCCAGTTCAAGAACACCACATTCAGCTCACAACAGACTCCGAGCGCCAGGCCCCTGCCCACCGTGGTCACTTTGAAGGCTACCTCTCTGGACTTGTACTATCAT GAAAATGATGAGTTGCCCGCTACCCACATAGCTAGGAGTGCGATGGCGGACCCAATGGAAAGTGACGTGCTCAAGGGCAACGTCATCGGATCCTTGCCTAC GATCTCAATAACATTCCAACCGAAAAAGTCAAACAAGGGCCCGTTCGACCAGTTGGACGACGAACCAACCTTCGAGCCGGCGTCTGTCAACCCGATGACAACCTCCATGTACATCATGAACAACCTGCAGAGCTCGCAGCCCAGCCCGTTCAGCGGCAAGAAGACTGCTCACCAGAGCTTCACGCAGCATGAGAATAGTCCGCAAG GTCAAGAGGAAGAGTTAATAGTACCAGGAAATGAGGAAGAGATGGCGGAGTTTACCAGCAGCTCGGTGGAACGTTCGGCTATACACCTCGACTTCAACTTGCCCGTACTGAGCTTACAACTAGA ATCAAAGCAGCTATACGAGATAATCTACAATCGAATCAACTCCGATCTGTTGCTGTGGGAGCCACAGATCATAGATCAGTTCGAAATCAGTCCACTCATGAGTGGCACCATTTACCCCGCCTTTGGAATGTGCAAAGGCAGTGGATATG AGTCAGAATCGGAGTCCTCGTCATCTGAGGAAGAGAACCTCTACTACTCGACGTACGACAACAAGCTGAAAAAGGGTCTTGCCGCTAAGTCTGTCCCGGAGAAGAAGGACGAACATAACTTCTGTCTCACTATGAAAGTTGGGAAGGGATTGCTGACTATCTACGCTCCTGTTAGG GACAGCAACAAACGCGTGGTCCCAGGTCAGATGGGCGAGCTGGTCCTGGAAGCACACAAGCTGTCCATGTGTCAGGTTAGCGGGCTGTACGGACGCCCGAAGACCGCCCAGCTGTGTCTGCGCGCTGGAAAGACCACGCTGTACCACGACT CTCTTATAACAATCCCGTCTGAGAAGCCGTCCCTCCGATTATACGGCACGGCTCTGCCAACCAATCTGAAGAGCACCATCTACCCGTCGGGCAAGGGAGTTGCCGTGAAGGAGCGACTCGCTACCAAAGACATGTTCTCTCTCGCTCTCAGGGTCGACCCGGACAATGAAACGCCTAGCTTGAAG ACAATCTGCATAGCTCTGGGCATAGAGCAAGCGACGCTCCGCCACAGAGGCGACAAGGGCATCGCGTGGCTCACACAGCTGATGGACGTAATCGACGTTCTGGACTACCCCGTGCCCGGGTACACACCCTCCACCGTGCTCTCCGAGCTGCACGTGCATCTATGGGACTGCGCTATTGATTACAG GCCGCTCTACCTACCAATCCGAACAGTCATCACTCTTGGCAACTTCACGGTTTCAAGCAACCTGATCGCTGCTACAAACACCTCCTGCCTCCGCTTCTTAGCTCAGGAGTGCACACTGTTCCTGTCTCATCTGCAAGGCACTAAGTCCAACACGACGGTACCCCAGGATGACGACAAACTGCCCGATGTTCATAAGGACTATATCTGCGTGGTCGATGTTGGGTTGTTTGAGCTGTCCCTTAGGATGGAGGATAAAGCTACTTGT ACAAACGAACAACCGCAAGTGGACCTAAGCGCGTCCAACAACATGGTGACGCTGTACACATGTTGGGACTCCGCGTCGGCGCTGTGTCGCCTGCTGACGTACGTGGCCTCGGACGGGGATTCCCAGCCGCCGTACGACCCCGCCTCCAGGCACACTAGTATCTGTGAGGAGCCGCCCCTGGAACCCCTAGTGG GCCTGGAAGATCGACCAGTCGAAGAAATAAGAGAACTTTCCCCAAGCGAAATTCAACAGGTTAACGACCTTATGGCTGAGGCTTTGAAAGAGAGCCCTAACAACACAT TGGACGAAGACGAACTAAACAGCTCAACAGAGAAAGAAGGGGTAGAGATATTCTTCTTTCCAGACGAGTCTAACATGAGACGTCGTCAAACGTCTTCAGAAGCGATAGATACGGCAGGTGACGTGGACAAACTGGTAGATTTCGATGACTCTGGCAGGGCCACTGAGGAGGAGTCCAAGCCTACTAATGCTCAAGTGGCTAAAGATCTAGGAGACCTGACTTCGACTCCTAAAGCTTCACCAAGGAAACCGAAGAGGAAGAAG CAGAAATCAAGCGGCGACGGCAGCAATACGGACGACGAGTATTGCATCATAGACACACAGCCACACTCGAACCTGGACAACGACCTGGACGAGCCTGTGGTGAACTGGATCGGCCCCGGCCCCGTGTATATGTTCGACAACCATTTCACTGTGCCTGCCGCAAGGACAGACGTCTTGAAGGCGCCTAAGAGCTTCCCACTGCCTATGCTTAG ATATACCTTATGTGAGATGAGCATAACATGGAACATGTTCGGCGGCACGGACTTCAAGCCGACTGCCGATTCGGCGCCCGACAAGAAACGTGTCACCATTGAAAGTGACGCAAGGAAGCAAGCCTCCCCTAGTGCCAA ACACAAAGAATACGAGCCGTACGAGTCGGGGCGCGCGTTGACAGCGGCGTACAGGCAGGGGGTCAGCTGGTCCGCGGGATCGGAGCGGGTGAGGCCCGGTCCTCGTGCTCCGCCCAAGTCGCGCGACCTGCGTACCAGAGGCGGACCACTGAGAGACCACCACACTTGTGTCAAGCTGTGTCTTAGCAAG TTGAAGTTCCAACACGAAGTGTACCCCCAGGGCGGCACGCACGCGTCTCGGCAGACGCTGGCTGTCAGCAAGATAGAAGTGCTGGACAGGCTGGTCTGCAGTGACATCAACAAGCTGCTCAGCCAGTACAAACTCAAGGATGAACCGGAGAGGAAGAATGCGCATATG CTGATAGTAAAAGCGGTACACCTTCGTCCGCTCGCGTCGCTCAGCGCCCAGGAGTGTTGTCTGAAGGTGGCTCTACTGCCGCTGCGGTTCAACCTGGATCAGGACACGCTGGCGTTCCTCGTCGGATTCTTCTCCAAACTCGGCACTGACGAGTCTAATG ACGACGACACAAAGAGCGTGGGCGGGCTATCCACCGAGTCGAGCGGGTCCCGGCAGACCACGCCCACACACCGCGTGCCCGTCATGAGCATCGCGCCGCACCTGCGCGACCCACCGCCCACGCCCACCTCGCTGGGCGACGCCGACGCTCTGTCACTGAACGATGCTG TGATCCGCGACGAAGAACCTTTAATGGAGACATACGAAGCCGAGCGGCTGGTGTCAGAGAACCTGATCCAGCTGGAGGAAGACTTCCACCGTCTCGGCATCAGCCAGGAGAAGCCGTATGAGAAAGCCAAGCTGCCCGACAATGAGCCGATAGATGACTCGCCCATTTACTTCAG AAGAGTAGTATTCTCCCCGGAGGTGCCGATCCGGCTGGACTACGTGGGAAAGCGCGTGGACCTGTCAGCAGGTCCCGTCGCAGGCTTACTAATGGGGCTCGGACAACTCAACTGTTCTGAACTCACACTCAAACGACTTGACTATCG GCTGGGTCTCCTTGGGCTAGAGAAGCTGGTGCAATGGGCGTTGCACGAGTGGCTGTCAGACATCAAGCGGCACCAGCTGCCGGGGCTGCTCAGCGGCATCGGACCCATGCACTCTCTGCTGCAACTCA TAACCGGCATCAGGGACCTGGTTTGGTTACCAGTAGAGCAGTGGCGGCGCGACGGGCGCCTGGTGCATGGTCTGCGACGCGGCGCCGCCTCCTTCACCGCTCGCACCGCCGTCGCCGCGCTCGACATCACCACCAGAATCCTGCACCTCATACAG GCGACAGCAGAAACAGCGTTCGACATGCTGACTCCGAGTCCGACACTAGCGCTACAAGACGCATACAAGCGTCGcgagcgccgccgccgccgcagacACGACCCCGCCAGGCATCCCACCGACATCCGAGAGGGGGTTGCTAGTGCCTACAACACTGTTAGAGAG GGTTTCGCCGAAACAGCAGCAACAATGGCGCTGGCAGCGCGCTGCGAGAGCGGCGTGGGTGTCCTGCGCCACCTGCCGGGCGCCGCCGTGGCTCCGCTGGCGCtggccgccgccggcgccgccgacGTCCTGGGCGGCGTGAGGGCGCACCTCGCGCCGCACGCCGCTAGAGATACTGCTGATAAATGGCGCGCTGACACGCAGACTTAG